The Tolypothrix sp. NIES-4075 region CTGACTTTTCACGGGATGTGGAAAAGGAAAAGTTGTTCGCGAGTATTAGTGGCGAACCACTCTCGCTCATTTTTTGTATTTAGAGGTTTCTTCAATTAAATCTTTCAAACCCTGGTTAAGAGTTTCAATCGAGCGGTCTAAGGCATCAATTTTAGACCGGGCTGTAATTTGTTCAAGGGCATTAATGTATTGTTGGCTGCCTGCCTTACCTAAGTGTTTATATCTAGAAAGCTTACCATCAGTTAAGGTAGGAAATATAGGCACTTGTGCTTGTAGTTTATAGTACCAATAAAATCCTTTTCTGCCTTTAGCTAGATAACGAGCAATCCAACATCCATGATTCGCCACTGTTTGACTGGTCATAATCGCTTGAATCTCTTGCTCTAAGCGCTCTTTAAAAGATGCAACTTTTTCTATACGCCCGTTTAATTCTTCTTGGGACGAGGGTTTATTTTTGTCTTTCATAATCAAAAAATCCTCTGATTCGCCACTGTTACTCGCGAACCATACTCCTTTGGAATAAAGCACACTTCTTAAATCAATATATTGATTTAAGATTTTGGTGTAGTAACCAACCAAGACACAAGGTTTCTAATTTTAACCACCCTCGCCACAATACTTGTATTCCAATGGCAGTTCCCTTTCTATGTTCTAAGTAACCTCCCATGCGAGCGATCGCTCTAATTGCCCAGTCAACCGTGTACTCAACGGCATTTTTTTGTTTAGATGGCGTATTGGCGATTAAGACATCCATTTGTACTTTATTTAAGACAATACTGACAGAACTTTGTGGTGAATTGCGGTGTAAATAAGATTCTTTAGACTCAAAAGCCTGTTTTCTTTTATCATCACGTTCTTTTTTTAATCTCTTTTTTTTCTGAGTCGGTGTTTCCCCTAGTGGTGGAGAAACTTTCTTATCCCGATGCCATAATTTCTCCCATAAAAGCCCTAAAGGTTGACCAAAATCAGGATCTACAGCTAAACAACTGTGCAAAATTAAACCGTTTCCACCATTACCTGTTAGACCGTAATCCTCACGTTTCTCTACTATTTTTTTATAGTCAAGAAAGCTTGTATCGCCTACCGCTAAAACTATTGGTATGCCGTTGATTTCTTGTGCAGTCAGTTGAAAAGAAGGTTGAGTCAACTTAGAAAATGTTGTTTTTGGATTGGATAAAAATTCGTAACCGCGTTTTAGGTCACTTGCGCTTTAGTTGTTGTGATAGAGGCTGACCATAATTTACCTGTAAAGCCTCCGCAATTAATTCTGCCCTTTTGTTTAAGCGTTTGTCACCAAAATCACAATTGCTATACGGATTC contains the following coding sequences:
- a CDS encoding IS4/Tn5 family transposase DNA-binding protein; the protein is MKLVEKNPYSNCDFGDKRLNKRAELIAEALQVNYGQPLSQQLKRK